In a genomic window of Maridesulfovibrio ferrireducens:
- a CDS encoding phosphohydrolase, producing MESCLMPPLPVKSDPSWSVPTASECMQHWEDYNMLDNIKAHSTQVAKVAVTIALIAEHAGIPVHVPTIQASALMHDIAKTYSILHGGNHSQLGAAWTMHLTGNPVIAMGVLHHVFWPFEPDADKYFLPLVVSYSDKRVMHDNLTSLKKRFGDLSVRYGKTEKIKQRIQQTYEQALVLEQRLENLLGVDLNACSFDSGRLV from the coding sequence ATGGAATCCTGTTTAATGCCTCCTTTGCCAGTTAAATCCGACCCTTCATGGTCTGTTCCTACGGCCTCCGAGTGCATGCAGCATTGGGAAGACTATAACATGCTTGATAATATCAAAGCACATAGTACACAGGTCGCAAAAGTGGCTGTAACCATTGCTTTGATTGCAGAACATGCAGGAATCCCAGTACACGTTCCAACCATTCAGGCCTCTGCGCTGATGCACGATATTGCAAAAACTTATTCAATCCTGCACGGCGGCAACCATAGCCAGCTTGGCGCAGCTTGGACCATGCACTTAACGGGAAACCCGGTCATTGCAATGGGCGTACTGCATCACGTTTTCTGGCCGTTTGAACCCGATGCTGACAAATATTTTCTTCCGCTTGTCGTCAGCTACAGCGACAAACGAGTTATGCACGACAACCTGACATCACTTAAAAAAAGATTCGGCGATTTATCTGTGAGATATGGAAAAACGGAAAAAATCAAACAGAGAATTCAGCAAACATATGAACAAGCCTTAGTTCTCGAACAACGGCTTGAAAACCTACTTGGAGTTGACCTTAATGCGTGTTCTTTTGATAGCGGGCGGCTGGTCTGA